A window of Bradyrhizobium diazoefficiens genomic DNA:
TCCGGGGATAAACTGAGGCGCAAAGGACGGGCAATCTGCGGAATTCGACGCCGATTGCCCGTCGTTGGAAAGTCGACATGAGAGCAGTGAAATTCGCCGGCGCGGCTTTGGCCGCCGTCATCATCGTGATCGCACTCCTGCTGGTGGTCGGGATCCCTTCGGGCTTCCTGACCTCGACGATCGCCGCGCGCGTCGAGAGTGCGACCGGCTATCGTCTGTCGATCGACGGCGCCACGAAGATCAGCCTGTGGCCGACGCTGAACGTCACGCTGAACGACCTCACGCTTGCCGACCCGAAGGACCGCAGCGGCATCACGCGCCTGACGGTCGACAGCGTGCAGGCCGACATGTCGCTCTCCAGCGTGTGGTCGGGCCGCCCTGAGATCACCGAGCTCGTCGTCACCCGCCCCGTGCTCTACCAGCCGCTGCTGCGTGAGCGCCTGCCGAATGCGCGAGGCTCGTCGAAGCCGCTCGCGCTCGATGTCGACGGCGCCTCCATCGACCGCGTCAAGGTCATCGACGGCGAAGTCGCATTCTCGCGCGCGCGCGATCGTGTCGAGAGCCGCATCAGTGCCATCAACGCCGACGCGATCGTTGGCCGCGACCGCAAGGTCAATGTCACCGGCACCGCGCGTGTCGGCGACCACCCGACCAAGTTCGACATCAAGGCGACCACGCCGGCGCCGCCGGCCGACCGGCCGACGATCCCGGTGGATTTCGCCATCGACATGCCCGATGTGCTGAAGTCTCAACTCACCGGTCATGCCGAGATGCGGCTGAACGGCGATGTCGTGATGATCAACGGCGTGAATGGCAGGCTCGGGGACGGCGCATTCAACGGCTGGGCTTCGATCGACCTTGCGAGCAAACCTCTGGTCAAGGTCGATCTCGACTTCCAGCGGCTGGCGATTCCGCTGGCGAAGTCGCCGGAGGGCGCGGCCGGGCAACCCTGGAGCGATGCGCCGATCGACGTGTCCGGGCTGAACTATGTCGATGCGCAGTTGCGGATCTCCGCGAACGAGGCCGTGATCGGCGATGCGCGCATCGCGCCGCTGGCGCTCGATGCCAAGCTTGCCGGCGGCGTGCTGAAGGCCGGCACCGCCAATCTCGGCGCGTATGGCGGGCAAGTGTCGGGTGAGGTGATCCTGGACGCGACCAGCGGCGCACCGAGCTTTGCCATGCATTCCGATCTCGTCGGCGTCCGCGCGCTGCCGCTGCTGCAGGGCCTTGCCGAATTCGACCGCATCGACGGCAAGCTGCAGGCCAAGCTCGCTTTGCGCAGCGCCGGCGCCAGCCAGCGCGCGATAATGGCGAACATGCAGGGCACGGCCTTCGTCAATTTCCAGGACGGCGCCCTCCGCGGCATCAACGTCGCGCAGATGATCCGCTCGCTGGCGACGGGCACGCTGTCCGGCTGGCAAGAAAACCAGGACCAAAGCCGGGAGCAGAGCACAGACCTGTCGCAGCTCTCGGCGTCCTTCCGCATCGACAAGGGGCAGGCGGTGACGACCGATCTCAACCTGATCGGGCCGCTGGTCCGCGTGACCGGCGCCGGCACCATCGCCCTCGACACCAAGATGATGGGTTTTCGCGTCGAGCCCAAGCTCGTGATGACGACCGAAGGCCAGGGCCGCGCCAATGAGCCGGTCGGCTTCGGCATCCCCGTGATGATCCAGGGCCCCTGGTCGCAGCCGCGGATCTACCCTGACATGGCCGGTATACTGGACAATCCGGACGCCGCCTATGCCAGGCTGCGCGAGATGGGCAAGGGCCTGTTCAGCCCTGACGGCGCCGGGCTCGGCAACATCCTGGGCAGCCTCGGAAGTAATCTTGGCAGCAACGTTGGCAGCAACCCGGGGCTCGGCGGCACCGCCGCACCGGGCGGCGGCAATGCCAATCCGCAAGCCCAGCAACCGGGCCAGAACAATTTGCTCGGCGGCCCGCTGGGGGAGGCGATCGGCAATCTGATCCAGCAGGGGCTTTCCAGTGGCGCCGGCCGCAGCCGCAGCCTGCCGGCAACGCCCGCCACACCGGCACCGCAGGCCTCGCCCGCGGCTCCGGCCCTGGAGGATCCGCCGGTCGCACAACAGGACAGTCAGCCAATGAACGACCTGCTGCGGCAACTCTTCAACCGGTGATTGGCGGCCCCCGGCTTCCTCCGAACGGATCAGGCTGCGACAATTCACTCTCTTCCACCGGCCGCGGTGTCCATAGGGAGTAACCACGGCGGCCGGCGCCCCGGCCGCGCGGCGGTCCATTGGCCCAAATTGTGGTAGAACGGCTCGGAAGGGCCTGCACGGCCCCATAGCGCCGGCGTCGATTGACGGCGCGAGAGGATCGGGATGGCAGGAGCGAACGACAAGACACGGTTTCTGCGCGAGGGTCTGTTCGCCAAATACGTCGTCTCCCTCGTCGGCCTCGTCGTGTTCGTCCTCGCCGTCAACGGCGCGATGGAGACCTGGATCTCCTACCGCGCCATCAGGACACAGCAGACCGACGGCCTGGAGGACAAGGCGCAAGCCGCCGCCCGGCGCATCGAGCAGTCGATCTCGGAGCTCGAGCGCCAGATCAGCTGGGTGACGACGGCCAGCCGGGATACGGTCGAGAAGCGCCGCGCCGACTACGCCCAGCTGCTGCAACAGGTCGCCGTCGTCAACCAGTTGTTCCAGCTCAACGGCGAGGGCCGCGAGGTGCTGCGCGTCTCGCGCCAGTCGACCACGACCGGCGGCAACGCGGACCTTTCCCGCGACGTGCGCTTTACCGAGACCGTCGCCCGCGGGGTCAGTTATGCGCCGGCCTGGTTCGCCGGCCGGACGCCGTTCATGTCGATCTCGGTGGCGCATTCCGGCTTCAATGCCGGCGTCACCGTGGCCGAGATCGATCTCGGCTTCCTCTCCGAGTACCTGTCCGACGCCCAGGTCGGCAAGGCGGCCTTTGCCTACGTAGTCGATCCGCGCGGCCGCGTGCTGGCGACGTCGTCGAAAGGGCCCGAGGTCGGCAAGGATCTGTCGAAGCTGCCGCAGGTGGCGGCCGCGATCGCGCCCGGCCGGGAGCCCGACACGTCGGGCACCGACTTCAACGGCCAGTCGGTGATGAGCGCCGCGAGCACCGTGCCGAAGCTCGGCTGGAGCGTGCTGTTCGAGCAGCCGACGACGCAAGCCCTGATGCCGATCCGCGACCAGCTCGTGCGCATCGCGCTGCTGATCGGGATGGGCCTGATGGTCGCGATCCTCGCCGGCACGCTGCTGGCCCGCCGCATGATCATCCCGATCACGGCGCTGCGCGACGGCGCCTACAGGCTCGGCGAAGGCGATTTCAGCCACCGGATCGACGTCCACACCTCGGACGAGCTGGAAGACCTCGCCAGCCAGTTCAACCGCATGGCCGGTCAGATCCAGGAGACCTATTCGAGCCTGGAGACCAAGGTCGAGGAGCGCACGCGCGATCTGGCGCAGTCGATCAACGAGCTGAAGGTGCTGGAGGAGGTCGGCCGCGCCGTCGCCTCCTCGCTCGATCTCAACGCCGTGCTGGCGACGATCGCCGCGCGCGCGATCGAGATCACCCATGCCGATGCGGTGCTGATCTACGGCTTCGATGCCGAGAAGCGCCGCTTCAACCTGGTCGAGGCTGATGGCATCGACAAATCCGCCGACGACGGCCATGTCACGATCGACGAAGGCGAGAACATCCTGAGCGAAGCCGCCGCCAGCTGCACGCCGATCGCGCTTCCCGACCTCGACCATGCCGCCGAGCAGCCGCTGCGCGAGGTCGCCATCGCTGCCGGCTTCCACTCGGTGCTGGTGGTGCCGCTGATCGACCAGCAGGGCACGCTCGGCTCGCTGGTTGTGCTGCGCCGCGCCAGTGGCGAGTTCGGAAGCAGCATCACCGGCTTGATGCGCACCTTCGCCAACCAGGCGGTGCTGGCGATGCGCAATGCGCGCCTGTTCACCGAGGTCGATCACAAGGGCCGCGAGCTGGAGGCGGCGAACGCGACCGTGCGCGCCCAGGCGGACAAGCTGCGCATGCAGACCGAGCAGCTCAAGGACTGGAACATGTCGCTGGAGGAGCGCGTCAAGACCCAGCTCGGCGAGATCGAGCGGATCCGCAAGCTCGAGCGCTTCCTGGCGCCGCAGGTGGCGCAGTTGATCGCCTCCTCCGACAGCCCGGAAGGCCTGCTCACCAGCCAGCGCCGCGAGGTGACGGTGGTGTTCTGCGACCTGCGCGGCTTCACCGCGTTCACGGAAGCGACCGAGCCGGAAGAGGCGATGAACGTGCTGCGCGAATATCACGCGGCGCTCGGCGAGCTGATCTTCAAATATGAAGGCACGCTCGACAAATATGCCGGCGACGGCGTGATGATCCTGTTCAACGCGCCGATTCAATTCGAGGACCACACCAAGCGCGCCGTGAAGATGGCGGTGGAGATGCGCGACACCATCGGACCCCTGACCGAGCGCTGGCGCAACCGCGGGCACAGCCTCGGCTTCGGCATCGGCATTGCGCTCGGCTATGCCACGCTCGGCCAGGTCGGCTTCGAGCAGCGGCTGGAATATGCCGCGATCGGCAGCGTCACCAACCTCGCCTCGCGCCTGTGCGGCGAGGCCAGGGCGGGCCAGATCGTGGTCAGCCGCCGCGTTTACGGCATGGTCGAGCCCTGGGTGGAAGCCCGCGCTCTCGACGATCTCCAGCTCAAGGGCTTCAATCATCCCGTGCTGGCGATGGAGATATTGAGCTGGCGCGAGGAGGTGGAGGACGTGGCGGATGCGGCGGCGGTGCGGCGGCGGGGGTAGCATCTTCGCCTCGCCCCGTGGCGATACGCCGCTCGTCATTGACGCCTGGGAATTCGACAGCATGTCGCGGTCC
This region includes:
- a CDS encoding AsmA family protein, whose product is MRAVKFAGAALAAVIIVIALLLVVGIPSGFLTSTIAARVESATGYRLSIDGATKISLWPTLNVTLNDLTLADPKDRSGITRLTVDSVQADMSLSSVWSGRPEITELVVTRPVLYQPLLRERLPNARGSSKPLALDVDGASIDRVKVIDGEVAFSRARDRVESRISAINADAIVGRDRKVNVTGTARVGDHPTKFDIKATTPAPPADRPTIPVDFAIDMPDVLKSQLTGHAEMRLNGDVVMINGVNGRLGDGAFNGWASIDLASKPLVKVDLDFQRLAIPLAKSPEGAAGQPWSDAPIDVSGLNYVDAQLRISANEAVIGDARIAPLALDAKLAGGVLKAGTANLGAYGGQVSGEVILDATSGAPSFAMHSDLVGVRALPLLQGLAEFDRIDGKLQAKLALRSAGASQRAIMANMQGTAFVNFQDGALRGINVAQMIRSLATGTLSGWQENQDQSREQSTDLSQLSASFRIDKGQAVTTDLNLIGPLVRVTGAGTIALDTKMMGFRVEPKLVMTTEGQGRANEPVGFGIPVMIQGPWSQPRIYPDMAGILDNPDAAYARLREMGKGLFSPDGAGLGNILGSLGSNLGSNVGSNPGLGGTAAPGGGNANPQAQQPGQNNLLGGPLGEAIGNLIQQGLSSGAGRSRSLPATPATPAPQASPAAPALEDPPVAQQDSQPMNDLLRQLFNR
- a CDS encoding adenylate/guanylate cyclase domain-containing protein, whose product is MAGANDKTRFLREGLFAKYVVSLVGLVVFVLAVNGAMETWISYRAIRTQQTDGLEDKAQAAARRIEQSISELERQISWVTTASRDTVEKRRADYAQLLQQVAVVNQLFQLNGEGREVLRVSRQSTTTGGNADLSRDVRFTETVARGVSYAPAWFAGRTPFMSISVAHSGFNAGVTVAEIDLGFLSEYLSDAQVGKAAFAYVVDPRGRVLATSSKGPEVGKDLSKLPQVAAAIAPGREPDTSGTDFNGQSVMSAASTVPKLGWSVLFEQPTTQALMPIRDQLVRIALLIGMGLMVAILAGTLLARRMIIPITALRDGAYRLGEGDFSHRIDVHTSDELEDLASQFNRMAGQIQETYSSLETKVEERTRDLAQSINELKVLEEVGRAVASSLDLNAVLATIAARAIEITHADAVLIYGFDAEKRRFNLVEADGIDKSADDGHVTIDEGENILSEAAASCTPIALPDLDHAAEQPLREVAIAAGFHSVLVVPLIDQQGTLGSLVVLRRASGEFGSSITGLMRTFANQAVLAMRNARLFTEVDHKGRELEAANATVRAQADKLRMQTEQLKDWNMSLEERVKTQLGEIERIRKLERFLAPQVAQLIASSDSPEGLLTSQRREVTVVFCDLRGFTAFTEATEPEEAMNVLREYHAALGELIFKYEGTLDKYAGDGVMILFNAPIQFEDHTKRAVKMAVEMRDTIGPLTERWRNRGHSLGFGIGIALGYATLGQVGFEQRLEYAAIGSVTNLASRLCGEARAGQIVVSRRVYGMVEPWVEARALDDLQLKGFNHPVLAMEILSWREEVEDVADAAAVRRRG